In Lactuca sativa cultivar Salinas chromosome 5, Lsat_Salinas_v11, whole genome shotgun sequence, the DNA window ACCCTATATCATATTGTCTCAAGGCTATTTTCACAAGATTTAGTATGTTTTCAAATGTTGTCACAATGCTATTTTCAAAATGTTTGATGGTATGTTTTATTTTAACAGTATATTGGAATCGTTTTTCAAGTAAGTTGTTATTTATTGACCTTTATGCCTATTTTGTCTCAAGTGCTTATCAATGTTTACAAAGAATACTAAATTTATTCGACAATGTATGTATAGATGATCGTACATTAGCTATTTTTTACCTATGTAACCTCTAACATGAAGTTAATTGATATATGTATATTTAACTATATGTTTAatgcatatttctaatacctttaGCTACAATTATGattattttggaacaaaaggtacttattatGGTTTAAATATATATTGTAGTAGCAAATACATGCTCAAGAAAAAAAAGGAAGCAAACATGGAGCTGGAAGCAGGAAAATGGAAAATAAGATTTAAAGACTGAAGAACATGCCGTGGTGATCCTCCAACACAACGTGGTGAAGGGAAGATTCTCGACCAATCACCCGACCTGGAGAATACAAATATACATGATGACCACGATGTGGTGACTTTCAACCACGACGTGGTTAACCGATATATGGAAATTATAAATACCCAAACATTTGGTCGAATGGAGAGGCTTCTAACCAGTTTCCTGAGGAAAATGACGACTAAAACCCCTTGGAAACTCAGGAGAAGATCGGGAATCAAGTGAAACTTAAGAATTGAAGAAGAATTAGAAGATTTCTACATTGATAAATTCGGTTTGCTAATCATTACCTATGTCTAGCTTAATTTATATGGATTTGATGTGTCTTTCTGCTACAATGAGAGGCTAAAAACTTTTTACTTCTATTCGGTGAAGATGAACATAATCCACATGTGTTGATGTCGATTATTGGATGTATATTATTGATTTTACTCGTGTTTGATAATCCAAACCCTAACATGTTTTAGTTATAGTTTATATTGCTTATAAATCAGACTCTATGTGATAGTTGACCATTCTAATTGCATGAATTTATTTCCtaattgtttatgatcattaaataatTACAGCTAAGATTAATCACATCTTAGATTAAGTAATTAAAGCTAGTAACTTTAACTATGTTAGAGAGCATAGTTAATCTTAATTTGTGCTTGGTTGCTTAACTTGATCATAAAAAAGTAACCTTTATCATTCATAGTCCAATTCGTGTTTATTATTGATTTGGTGTTTAACTTGTGCATTATCATTGCATGGTAATTCATTAATTGGTAAGTCTAGATATTTGACCATAATAGCTAGTTAACAAATTTGTAATCAATATAATATATCCATTAGAAATCAACCACAAGAGAAGGTGAAATCGAATCAAAGTAGAAGTACTCTTTAATTCTTGAAGTTAATTTGCTTTCTTTGCTTGATTAATTATGTAGTTGATAGTAAGTTCTTCTGATCATGCAAAATCAGTAAAACACCCAAATCATAATTTGTTTCTTAGTTTAATTAGAAGTAGTTATTTTAATTGAATTCCATTCTCTATGTTTGACACCAGACTTACTTGAGCTATTctataatttgactaggtacactgcctataagtccATAGTTAGtaaaagtttgttaggttataaatttaagacTGATAGGTATATTTATGCACATTAAGTTTTTGGCGAAGTTGCCAAGGAGCGACTTATTTGATTTATAATTTAATTGCTTTTAGTTACTCGATCCTTTTGTGTGgtaaaaaccacaaaaagttaTTTTTCTGCATTTACTTTGCTTTCTGAACAACAACCATATGGTTACCTTTACCATGTCCTGGTTACATCTCAGTAAAATTTTACTTTAgtaatttttattctttttcgggtttttgttttcttttgttcTCATTTCAGTGATTTATGACCCGAAGATCTAAAACTCCAATGGTTCCACCACTTCACGTTCCAGAATCAGCTTTTCACAACAAGAACAAGAAAGCCAACAAGTCAACTAGTAGTTTTCATTAGGACACAGGTTTTGAAAGTTTTGAGAGGACACATGACAAGAAGGGAATTGGATATGAGCCATAAACATCCACCGAAGAAAGTTCAAACTAAGAAGAGATAAAAAGCAAGGTTGAAAAGATGGCAGACATCACAAGGATGACTATGGGATGTTACAAGAAGAGGATACATGAAGATAATGGACCAAGTCTAGTACCACTTGAAATATCAACTGAAAGAAGTTCTAAGCTCAAGGACATACCTTTTACCGGGAAAGAGCATTCAAGCGCATAGATGAAGTAAAGGACATTGCAACTACTTTTAATGTTCCAAACATGCCACGAGAGTCAGTGCTACTTAGGATGCTTCCAGTGACATTTCCCGGTGAAGTTAAGGTTTGGTTGAAATCACTCACACCCAGATCCATTACTACATAGGTAAATTTTTGTGACGCTTTCATCGAGCAATTTATCCCACCTTCGAATATCTCAAAGCTCAAGAAAAAGATTGCTAATTTTCAacaatatgttggtgagttcttATATAAAGCATGGGAGAGATACAAGGGTTTTCTTAGGTGTTGTCCTCAACACGATCTCAATGTCCAACAAGAAGTGTCCATTTTCTATGAGAGTGAATGTCACAACAAGGCAACATCTTGAATTTCTAGGACCAATGACGAAGATTGAACCGACCACTATCAAAGAGTTGATAGAAGAGTTCGTGAAGCATTCATGTGAGTATCATAACCCATGAGAGGATGTTACTAGAGTTAAAGGATATGGAGGTAACAAGAACACGGTTTTGGTTTTGGCAAAGTTAGAGAATATGCATTGAATGATGACAAAGATGGATCGATCGATCCATGAAATAAGAGTCGGTTGAAATAATTATGGTGGGCCACACTTGACTAAGGATTGTGATCTAGATGAGAATGGTAACCGAAAAGCACAAGTTTGCTACTCGAGTGGTGATCGATTTGATGAACATTAGAGGAAGCGCAAAAAGGAGTGGTttccatatgaagagtataagaagcaaaagGATGAAAATTTTAGACAAACCGGTCGAGGTTTTTACTAAAAAGCAACCACCACTTGAGAAGAAGAGGGAGTTTGAGTCAGTACTTCATAGGTTTATCGAAGCCTCAGAAAAAAAGGCATGCTGCTATTGATGATAATGTGAGGAATCATCAAGCTTCCATCAAGAACATAGAAACTCAACTAGGGAAATTAACAACACCTGTTAATGAGAGATTACCCCCTCGAAATCAAGACCAAAAATCACAACATCATGTAACTGAAATTTACACTGAAGAAGAAGTTCATTCTGAGCCATTTATGATCCATGAAACAACTACTAACTAGCCCGATTCGTGTTTAGAAGAAAGGAAGCCCAAAGCTAAAAGAGCAAAATGTGGATCGCATTCTGATGATTCACCACATCGGGGTCACgtctaaaataaaataataattagacCCAATATCTTTGAAGAAAGTTGAAgtagtcgtgacaaggattccagagatataagGATCGCTGAAATTCaacttataacaaagaagttatgtcccgtcgaagttttgcgattaaACCGGCATGGCTccgcgtatcgtaaaaagtaaaattttgacaaaatactttttagccttagcgttCTAACAAAAGCCATAGTagatgttaaaccgagagcatgtatgtagagaacgtccaaatctgacttcgttagaagaagttatgatttttctaagattcagcgtAGTGGTATAGAGTctggaaatcaaattttagatcgatcgattattAGCCGATACACCCTAAACGGGAAttaaagatctcgttaataggagctcaacgatataaagataaTCAAGAATGGaaatcggatgaaaaagttatgaatttttaatggactttaactgtctaagcctgttaaaatataactttgaaatttaaatcaaaattagccaatggagtctaaacgaaagttgttgaTCATGTTgctacctacacgtggatataaagaacgtaaaaaacggagctcatatgcgaaagttacaaattttagaagataattagtttttgggaTTAACCAGTGAGTGACACGTGGCAAGATCTGGGCCACAACTTCTTCCCCATGGCTTGGAACGAGATCATGACACCTGGACGGAGTACACCCAACATAgtgttgagtacgcccaacatacgtacactcctccagcctataaatagagcttGTTTTTCACTCGTTTCTCCACACCTTCTCAACCAAttctctcccaaacacccccaaaCTCTCTAAGATTTTCTCTGGCACCTCCTAGGTTTTAGTAGCGATGCCCGGAGCTCCGGAAAGCcccaagaagaagagctttctaCTCAAAAGTTCTGCCTGTGCAGAGACTGGTTTCTCTCTAAACCACTTGTAAattgagttatgcttaccttactttaagtataacttatgtttaagttcattatcgttattatgaacctctAAAAAAGATTTGTCAATGATTCCAAGTTGTTATACATATCAATAtacttatggggatgatgtctaggctggatttagttaattgtttaaagtcgaatttccaaacaatataattcttataccaaacggaccctacctccgatatgatcctacttggttgttccttgcttgatagatcttgaagtatACTTTGAaataatgatgaatctagacttataattagtcgcaatagataatagactaagacttagtgataatgatactaggtttcgtcaaaggaaaacaCAATTGTTAAAAGCGAAGCGCTGCTcgaatttcgagtcatcactttatcaagtgagtgcatacttactttcatcttacacatagatatggaatatttaatataaattacatgctatgtgttccTATTATTTGTGTTCCTAATATCTATggtagatgaacgatttatacatgttttacttgatttaaattgtatatgtaatttatacctataattatgttGGGTAAATATGGGTAGATGATATGGATGATGAAAGATAAAATAAATGATAAGAGGCCTTGATGTTAaagttgatccagtcatctagcagagtatagatgaagaccacagactattctagaccgtatagtggaacgctagcagactcgcagcctgtaggtgtttgtgaacgacgtgttcaccagttgtactccatcccctttATGGTTACATTACTGACATATATTGCTGAGTAATCCCCTAAGCATTATTATCAATCCCgaagataatccttaggctaggtcccttcaGTTAGATTTTTTAGGGACATaaatgaggataacgggaatgggtaatcgggttgaatgatgtgatgaaaataaagaatttaattaatgtgggttgaaaaccatgtatgcacaccaggctcccaagcctgacccactctatttcttgtattacaggtagtggcacaagagcaccgatgtgatgatcagatgagagatATATGGGTTATAGGCCAGTAAAATAATAGATGTTGTAAAGCCTATGttatttctgtttatgcttatgtactatattgacgatgacatcccaacatttttaatataattaaaatacgtttcttcagaaatgattttataatatctttatcatattttcagaacaaattccacaatataaTTCTTCaaaaagatactctgatttttaaataaagcataaacaaaccggtcttttctggccgtgaaattggggatgtcacaataaatGCTCCATTTTTGAAGTCAATGGCTAAACttccaaaattttaaaaagatgtTATGAATAATAGGAAGGAGATGGAAAAAGCTTCAACCATTGTGTTAAATGAGTTATGTTCAACTTCGGTTATTAGTGGGTTGCTAATCAAAATAGGAGATCCTAGCCAGCTAActtttccttgtgaatttggaaattCTACTTCTATAAATGCTTTAGCTAATTCAGGGGAAAGCATTAATCTTATGCCATACTCTTTCTACAAGAAGCTTGGTCTACCAAGGCTCCAAGACATGAAGATGACACTTAGAATGGCGGATCACACAATCACTAACCCACGTAGAATTATTGAAGACTTGTTGGTGAAGTTAGggaattttgtttttcttgttgaTTTTGTGGTATTATATATGAAAGAAAATGAATACCTTCCTATAATTTTGGCAAGACCATTCTTGAGTACCGCTAGATCACTTGTTGATATCCACGAATCAAAGCTCACACTTTGTATAGAAGATGAGGAACTTACTTTCAAAATGAGATGTCAATAAATGGAGTGTCAAAAATGGATGATTTGGAAGAAGATCTTGATGAGATAATTGAAATTGAAAATATGATGTAAGAGGAATTAAATGTTTGGGAGAAGCCTCATGTTTCAAATGTCAAATGTTCTAAACCAAGAGCCTCAATTCCTATGACATTTGAGGTGATCGCGTTCACTATACCTAAGGCTCAAGTGGAAGAAGCAAGTGATGAAGTAGAAGATGATTTGTATGAAGAGGTTGAAATAATTGATGACTATAGGTGGTGAATTAGAGGAGCCAACAATGGTCAAGATGGAGTTAGATGAGAAGAAGAGTAACAAGGTGAAAGGAAAGAACAAACGGGTGAAGTGTAAACATGAAGGATACGCTACTCAAAAGAAGAAGGAAAATCCGAaaaaaaaagcataaataagaaggGTTCAAGCATACAAGAGCAAGTGGAAAGAGCAAGAATGAGAAAAGGGTTATC includes these proteins:
- the LOC111921071 gene encoding uncharacterized protein LOC111921071; amino-acid sequence: MEKASTIVLNELCSTSVISGLLIKIGDPSQLTFPCEFGNSTSINALANSGESINLMPYSFYKKLGLPRLQDMKMTLRMADHTITNPRRIIEDLLVKLGNFVFLVDFVVLYMKENEYLPIILARPFLSTARSLVDIHESKLTLCIEDEELTFKMRCGELEEPTMVKMELDEKKSNKVKGKNKRVKCKHEGYATQKKKENPKKKA